A portion of the Corynebacterium ammoniagenes DSM 20306 genome contains these proteins:
- the gndA gene encoding NADP-dependent phosphogluconate dehydrogenase, producing MSESTDQAHIGVVGLAVMGSNLARNFARNGNTVAVYNRSPERTRALIQDHGEEGNFIPSESIEDFVASLERPRKAIIMVQAGAATDAVIEQLADAMDDGDIIIDGGNALYTDTIRREKEMAQRNRHFVGAGISGGEEGALNGPSIMPGGPAESWKTLGPILESIAAVVDGVPCVTHIGPDGAGHFVKMVHNGIEYADMQVIGEAYQLLRYGAGMEPAEIAAVFQEWNSGDLDSYLIEITAEVLGTTDPDTGKPLVDVILDAAGQKGTGRWTAISGLDFGIPITAIAEAVFARALSSSADQRSAAQEGDLPAGTAVDFEALGISREEFIEDVRRALYASKLIAYSQGFDLIKAGSDEHNWNVDPRDLATIWRGGCIIRAKFLDRIREAYDTNPQLPALILDPYFKHELADLIDPWRRVVIAATQLGLPAPVFASSLSYYDSLRASRLPAALVQGQRDFFGAHTFKRVDKEGTYHIEWSADRSITKMD from the coding sequence ATGAGTGAATCTACTGATCAAGCCCACATTGGTGTTGTTGGCTTGGCTGTTATGGGCAGCAACTTAGCCCGTAATTTCGCCCGCAATGGCAACACCGTCGCCGTCTACAACCGCAGCCCGGAGCGCACCCGCGCGCTGATCCAGGATCATGGCGAGGAAGGAAACTTCATTCCTTCTGAATCCATCGAGGATTTCGTTGCGTCCTTAGAGCGCCCCCGCAAGGCCATCATCATGGTTCAAGCGGGCGCTGCGACCGATGCCGTTATCGAGCAGCTGGCAGACGCGATGGATGATGGTGACATCATCATCGACGGCGGCAATGCGCTGTACACGGACACCATCCGCCGCGAAAAGGAGATGGCACAGCGCAACCGTCACTTCGTCGGCGCTGGCATTTCCGGTGGTGAAGAAGGTGCGTTGAATGGCCCGTCGATCATGCCAGGTGGTCCAGCGGAGTCCTGGAAGACCTTGGGCCCGATCCTCGAATCCATCGCGGCTGTCGTCGACGGGGTTCCATGTGTGACCCACATTGGACCTGATGGCGCGGGGCACTTTGTCAAGATGGTTCACAATGGCATTGAGTACGCTGACATGCAGGTTATCGGCGAGGCTTACCAGTTGCTGCGCTACGGCGCGGGCATGGAGCCAGCAGAAATTGCCGCAGTCTTCCAGGAGTGGAATTCCGGCGACTTGGATTCCTACCTCATTGAAATCACCGCAGAAGTACTAGGCACCACGGATCCAGACACTGGCAAGCCGCTTGTCGATGTCATCCTCGACGCCGCCGGTCAAAAAGGCACCGGCCGTTGGACCGCCATTAGCGGCTTGGACTTTGGCATCCCGATTACCGCTATCGCCGAAGCTGTCTTTGCACGTGCCCTGTCCTCTTCCGCCGATCAGCGCTCCGCTGCCCAAGAGGGCGACCTGCCAGCCGGCACCGCGGTTGATTTTGAGGCCTTGGGTATCAGCCGCGAGGAGTTCATCGAAGATGTCCGCCGCGCGCTGTATGCCTCCAAATTGATTGCGTATTCACAAGGCTTTGACCTCATCAAGGCCGGCTCCGATGAGCACAACTGGAACGTGGATCCGCGCGATCTGGCCACCATCTGGCGTGGCGGTTGCATCATCCGCGCGAAGTTCCTCGACCGCATCCGCGAAGCATACGACACCAATCCGCAGCTGCCAGCGCTGATTTTGGATCCTTACTTCAAGCATGAGCTTGCCGATCTCATCGATCCGTGGCGCCGCGTTGTTATCGCCGCAACGCAACTAGGCTTGCCAGCACCGGTCTTTGCCTCCTCGCTCTCCTACTACGATTCCCTGCGTGCATCACGTCTGCCAGCAGCATTGGTACAAGGCCAGCGTGACTTCTTCGGCGCGCACACCTTTAAGCGCGTGGATAAAGAAGGCACCTATCACATCGAGTGGTCGGCGGACCGTTCGATTACCAAGATGGATTAA
- a CDS encoding DEAD/DEAH box helicase: protein MTTFADLGLPRPIVSVLAQQGITSPFPIQEAAIPDALAGKDILGRGPTGSGKTFTFGLPMIARLAGSGASKPGRPRGLVLAPTRELAIQIQQRLDEPANAMGLRVLSVVGGVNINNHIRQLARPVDILVATPGRAQDLVNQKKLSLSDATLTALDEADQMADMGFLPQVKKLLALTPDNAQRLLFSATLDGDVNKLVSRFMHDPVTHSTAPVQASVDTMKHYVFFVGEREDRNKVVLRIAAREGKTIMFMRTKHGVDRQAKKLRRAGIPAMGLHGDKGQNTRSTTLQGFADGSVSVLVATDIAARGIDVHDVSLVVHVDPPAEHKAYLHRAGRTARAGEAGSVVTLVMNEQRDEVAKLIDKAGVDAETIDISTDSSPAHNRTLATITGAQSPTGVALPEPGQQQQSAAKPQSKQPRGKSRSTSARSGQRGRGASSSNKPSRNSNSRRRSR from the coding sequence ATGACTACTTTTGCCGATCTCGGCTTGCCCCGGCCCATTGTTTCCGTCCTCGCACAGCAGGGCATCACCTCGCCGTTTCCTATCCAGGAAGCGGCGATTCCTGACGCTCTGGCCGGAAAGGACATCCTTGGCCGCGGCCCCACAGGTTCCGGCAAGACGTTTACGTTTGGCTTGCCGATGATCGCCCGCCTCGCCGGTTCCGGTGCCTCCAAGCCTGGTCGCCCGCGTGGTTTGGTGCTTGCGCCAACCCGCGAATTGGCCATTCAGATTCAGCAGCGCTTGGATGAGCCCGCTAACGCCATGGGCCTGCGGGTGTTGTCCGTGGTCGGTGGCGTCAACATCAACAACCACATCCGTCAGCTCGCCCGCCCCGTAGACATCTTGGTAGCCACTCCAGGTCGCGCGCAGGACTTGGTCAACCAGAAGAAGCTTTCGCTTTCCGATGCCACCTTGACCGCCCTCGACGAAGCCGACCAAATGGCTGACATGGGCTTTTTGCCCCAGGTCAAAAAACTTCTGGCCCTGACCCCAGACAACGCCCAGCGACTGCTGTTTTCGGCCACCTTGGACGGCGATGTTAACAAGTTAGTCTCCCGCTTCATGCACGATCCCGTCACCCACTCCACAGCGCCGGTACAGGCCTCCGTGGACACCATGAAGCACTACGTATTCTTCGTCGGTGAGCGCGAAGACCGCAATAAGGTCGTGCTTCGCATTGCTGCCCGCGAGGGCAAGACCATCATGTTCATGCGCACCAAACACGGTGTGGACCGCCAGGCGAAGAAACTGCGCCGCGCGGGCATCCCCGCCATGGGGCTGCACGGTGATAAGGGCCAAAATACTCGTTCCACTACCCTGCAAGGTTTTGCCGATGGCAGCGTATCCGTGCTGGTTGCTACCGATATCGCCGCCCGCGGCATCGATGTCCACGATGTCTCCTTGGTCGTCCACGTTGACCCACCAGCCGAGCACAAAGCCTATCTGCACCGCGCTGGGCGCACCGCCCGTGCCGGCGAAGCAGGCAGCGTAGTCACCTTAGTGATGAATGAACAACGCGATGAAGTGGCCAAGCTGATTGACAAGGCCGGCGTGGATGCAGAAACGATTGATATCTCCACCGACTCCAGCCCCGCGCATAATCGCACCTTAGCCACCATCACGGGCGCCCAGTCGCCCACCGGCGTGGCGCTTCCGGAGCCCGGACAGCAACAACAATCAGCCGCGAAGCCGCAGTCAAAGCAACCTCGTGGCAAGTCGCGGTCTACCTCTGCGCGCAGTGGCCAACGGGGCAGGGGTGCATCGTCAAGCAATAAGCCCTCCCGCAACTCCAACTCACGGCGCCGCTCACGGTAA